In Deltaproteobacteria bacterium, one genomic interval encodes:
- a CDS encoding DUF3786 domain-containing protein, producing the protein MPRVDDFLNVLALAREILPARDPEALCRNAGAEFSPLNPVGKITLPFFIKPVNITYPEGHVEYEDSEAKLSLQEQGLILHYLLGAQDIPPTNQPITFREIPSGEFYYQPFLKRAQVPMVQTFGSDHELFRKAGQKLGGIDAKMGDVSMTFRPFPRIPITLILWKEDEEFPPDGNILFDAGVKHFLGVEDIAFLAGTVVYKLMALAK; encoded by the coding sequence ATGCCGAGAGTTGATGATTTCCTGAACGTACTGGCTTTGGCGAGGGAGATTCTGCCTGCCCGTGATCCGGAAGCTCTCTGCCGTAATGCCGGAGCAGAATTTTCCCCCCTTAATCCGGTTGGGAAGATTACCCTGCCCTTCTTCATAAAACCGGTCAATATTACCTATCCCGAGGGTCACGTGGAATACGAGGATAGTGAAGCGAAGCTGTCCCTGCAGGAACAGGGGCTTATCCTGCACTATCTGCTGGGCGCCCAGGATATCCCGCCGACCAATCAACCGATTACCTTTCGCGAAATACCTTCCGGGGAATTTTACTACCAGCCCTTCCTGAAAAGGGCGCAGGTTCCAATGGTGCAAACATTTGGTTCCGACCATGAGCTGTTCCGCAAGGCAGGTCAGAAATTGGGGGGGATAGACGCCAAAATGGGCGATGTCTCCATGACTTTTCGGCCATTTCCGAGAATTCCCATTACCTTGATCCTCTGGAAGGAAGACGAAGAATTCCCTCCGGATGGTAATATTTTATTTGATGCCGGCGTCAAGCATTTTCTGGGTGTTGAGGATATTGCTTTCCTCGCCGGCACGGTGGTTTACAAATTGATGGCCCTTGCTAAATGA